One part of the Actinomycetes bacterium genome encodes these proteins:
- the rapZ gene encoding RNase adapter RapZ — protein MSGAGRSTVGDVLEDLGWFVVDNLPPELIPTLVELGGRTHGEVSRIAAVVDVRGGQFFADLREAMRQVDAMGVSVRLVYLEASDDVLVRRFESSRRPHPLQGARRVTDGIEAERRLLSDLRGDADLLIDTSGLNVHQLRAKVEDAFAGDIQPSMRASVVSFGYKYGLPVDADLVLDCRFLPNPHWVPDLRPQTGLDPDVRAYVLEAPGAAELLDRYAGVLEVISRGYLREGKRWMTLAVGCTGGKHRSVAMAEELGRRLRDAGMDTTVVHRDLGRE, from the coding sequence ATGAGCGGTGCCGGCCGGTCCACCGTCGGCGACGTGCTGGAGGACCTCGGCTGGTTCGTCGTCGACAACCTGCCGCCCGAGCTGATCCCGACCCTGGTCGAGCTCGGCGGGCGGACCCACGGCGAGGTGTCGCGGATCGCCGCCGTCGTCGACGTACGCGGCGGTCAGTTCTTCGCCGACCTGCGCGAGGCCATGCGCCAGGTCGACGCGATGGGCGTCAGCGTGCGCCTGGTCTACCTCGAGGCCTCCGACGACGTGCTGGTCCGACGTTTCGAGAGCTCGCGGCGCCCCCACCCCCTGCAGGGGGCCCGACGGGTGACCGACGGGATCGAGGCCGAGCGGCGCCTGCTCTCGGACCTGCGCGGCGACGCCGACCTGCTCATCGACACCTCCGGTCTGAACGTCCACCAGCTGCGCGCCAAGGTCGAGGACGCCTTCGCCGGTGACATCCAGCCCAGCATGCGCGCCAGCGTCGTGTCCTTCGGCTACAAGTACGGCCTGCCGGTGGACGCCGACCTCGTCCTGGACTGCCGCTTCCTGCCCAACCCGCACTGGGTGCCGGACCTGCGCCCGCAGACCGGGCTCGACCCCGACGTCCGGGCCTACGTCCTCGAGGCGCCCGGCGCCGCCGAGCTGCTCGACCGCTACGCCGGCGTGCTCGAGGTGATCTCCCGTGGCTACCTGCGCGAGGGCAAGCGCTGGATGACCCTTGCGGTGGGGTGCACGGGCGGCAAGCACCGCAGCGTGGCGATGGCCGAGGAGCTCGGCCGGCGGCTGCGGGACGCGGGGATGGACACCACCGTCGTGCACCGGGACCTGGGGCGCGAGTGA